The nucleotide sequence GGTGAGTCGCCCGCGGCGTACGCGCTGGAGGGCTCGGTCGCGGTTGCGGGCGCCCTGGTCCAGTGGCTGCGGGACAACCTGGGGCTCATCGAGCGTTCGGCGGAGATCGAGACGCTGGCCCGGTCGGTGGAGGACAGCGGGGGCATCTATTTCGTTCCCGCCTTCTCGGGGCTGTTCGCCCCTCACTGGAACAGCAAGGCCCGGGGCCTCATCATCGGGCTCACCCGCTACATTACGAAAGGGCACCTGGCCCGTGCGGTGCTGGAGGCCACGGCCTACCAGACCCGCGAGGTCGTCGAGGCGATGACGGAGGACGCCGGAGTTGGCCCCGCCGAACTCAAGGTGGACGGCGGCATGGTGCGAAACGAGCTGCTCATGCAGTTCCAGGCCGATATCCTGGGCATCCCGGTGGTACGCCCGGCATTCACGGAGACCACGTCGCTGGGAGCGGCGTACGCGGCAGGGCTGGCAGCGGGGGTGTGGCCGGAGCCGGAGGGGCTGCGCCGCCACTGGCAGGAGGATCGCCGCTGGACGCCCCAATGGGATCATGCCCGGCGCGACGCGGCGTACCGGGGATGGCTCAAGGCGGTGGGCCGTGCCGTCGACTGGCTCGACTGACCTCGGCGGAAGGGCGGATGGGAATGCGGCTTTCGGGCAAGCGGGTGCTGGTCTTCGTCGAGGACGGGTTCGAAGACCTGGAGTTTTGGGTGACGGTGATGCGCCTGCGGGAAGAGGGGGCGGACGTCACCGTGGCCGGCAGCGAGCCGGGCAAGACGTTTCGGGGCAAAAACGGCCTGAGCGCGACGGCCGACGTCGCCTACGCGGGGCTTAGCGCCAAGGACTTCCACGCGGTTGTCGTGCCGGGCGGGTGGGCGCCCGACAAGCTGCGCCGTTCCCCGGACGTCAAGCGCCTGGTGCGGGAGGCCTACGACGCCGGCAAGATCGTCGGGCTCATCTGCCATGCCGGGCTCGTGGGCATTTCGGCGGGTATCGTCCGCGGGCACCGGGCGACCGGC is from Limnochorda sp. L945t and encodes:
- a CDS encoding type 1 glutamine amidotransferase domain-containing protein, with amino-acid sequence MRLSGKRVLVFVEDGFEDLEFWVTVMRLREEGADVTVAGSEPGKTFRGKNGLSATADVAYAGLSAKDFHAVVVPGGWAPDKLRRSPDVKRLVREAYDAGKIVGLICHAGLVGISAGIVRGHRATGSLGIRDDLVNAGAEWVDAPAFRDGHIVWGRVVADIPDFCRELVDAIASSR